AGAATGAATGTGATGCTTACCTTCAACGCTTCGCCAGTAAGTTGGTCGACCAGGAGAAAGAACACGCCGAGAAGATTGAGGTGCTTATCTTTAAAAAATTCCTCATTGAATTTATCCGAGATTTTCTCTTCGTTGAGGTGGTAGAGAGCACGCGAGGCAGTGAATTACCGGAACGTCTCAATTGGTTCTTGGATATCGTTGATTCCGAAGTTATCCCGATTGAAGTCGGAGTAACGAAAGTTTCACCGAAGCATCATAAAGTCAAAGGCGCGCGTTCTTGCGAGTTTGGAGCGGGGACAATCGTTGAAGTTGTCAGGGTTGGGTTGCAGTCTAAGGATGGGAAACGGGTCAATCAGATGGCTGTCGTCATTGAAGCGGAGTAAAGCGGATGGAGACAAACGAACACTTAGTTCAAAAGATCGCGCAGCTACCACAGGTAGACCTCGGTCATTTCCCGACCCCCTTGGAAGAATGCCCGCGGCTTTCCGAAGCACTCGGGGGACCGCGCATCTTTATGAAACGCGAAGATTGCTCAGGTTTGGCTTTTGGGGGCAACAAAGTCCGGCAACTGACTTTCACGATCGGCGATGCTGTCGCAGAAGGGGCTGATACAATTATACAGGGCGCGGCTTCGCAATCCAATCACTGCAGACAAGCCGCTGCTGCCTGCGGTAAACTCGGACTCAAGTGTTATCTTCGCCTCGCCCGTGATCACAAAAGTATTCTCCAAGGGAATCTACTGTTAGATAATATCGCAGGCGCGAACGTTGAGATTGTTGATGTACCCTTCGGACCCGAATTAGATGTGGTGAAGTACGAACTCGCCGAAAAACTAAAGACGCAAGGACTGAAACCTTATGTCCTCGCAGCACCGCGTTCGACCGCCCTTGCCGCCGTTGCTTTTACGTGGTGTATCGCTGAAATTTCACAACAGCAACAGCAGTTGGGTATTGATGCAGATTGGATTTATACCGCTTCCGTAGGTGGCACACAAGCGGGGCTTGTCCTCGGCACCAAGACGCTTGGGCTAAAAATGAAACCGTTTGGCATCGCACCTATTGTTTGGGAAGGTAAATTTGATCGGCTACGCACCGCTGCAAACAATGCCGCCGAACTTTTGGAATTGGATACCCAAGTCACCGACGCAGATATTCAGAACACAGATGACTATATCGGACAGGCTTACGGTTACCTCACACCGGAATGTATTGATGCCCTCAAGCTCGTTGCCAAAACCGAGGGGATCTTCTTGGATCCTGTCTATACCGCTAAGGCGATGGCGTGCCTCATTGACCATATCCGACGGGGCAAACTCGGACGCGATGATACCGTTATTTTCCTCCACACAGGCGGCACCCCAGCACTCTTTGCCTACCAAGAAGAATTGACCGCCGATCTGTAGGCCTTATCCCTCGTAACTTGACGACAGGATCGCGGTTTCCCTATACATTTCTATGGCACTGATCTCGTGTGATAGCATCTAAGCACGTCTGATTTTCCCTTGCCTTTTTTTCCAAATCTGTTATTATCTTAACCGATAAATAGCAATTGAACATGATTTCAATTGCCACTTCTAACCTGTTAAAACGAGAACGCCCTGATGCTATTCCGTTTTTCGCTCTACGGTTTTCTGAAGAATCAACGTTACTATGAAAACTTTCTGTATCTCGCATTTCTTGACAAAGGGTTGTCCTACTTTGCAATTGGCATCTTGATTGGATTTCGGGAGGTTTGCACCAACCTATTTGAAATCCCGTCCGGCGCGGTCGCAGATCTTTATGGCAGGCGACGCGCCATGATTTTTTCGTTTTTTGCCTATATTGCTTCTTTTGTTATATTCGCAGTCAGTAAATCGCTGTTCCCGTTGTTCGCTGCGATGTTTTTCTACGGTTTAGGCGATGCGTTCCGCAGTGGCACTCATAAGGCGATGATCTTTGATTGGCTTCGCCTGCAGGGCAGGTCGGATGAGAAGACGAAAATATACGGTTTTACCCGTTCTTGGTCGCAGATGGGTTCCGCAGTCTCTGTTCTCATCGCAGGTGTGCTGGTTTTTTACAGCGGTAATTTTGTAGACATCTTCTGGTTCTCAATTATCCCTTATGCGATGAATATCGTTAACTTCTTCGGCTACCCTGCGCGGTTAGATGGTGAT
This DNA window, taken from Candidatus Poribacteria bacterium, encodes the following:
- a CDS encoding D-cysteine desulfhydrase family protein is translated as METNEHLVQKIAQLPQVDLGHFPTPLEECPRLSEALGGPRIFMKREDCSGLAFGGNKVRQLTFTIGDAVAEGADTIIQGAASQSNHCRQAAAACGKLGLKCYLRLARDHKSILQGNLLLDNIAGANVEIVDVPFGPELDVVKYELAEKLKTQGLKPYVLAAPRSTALAAVAFTWCIAEISQQQQQLGIDADWIYTASVGGTQAGLVLGTKTLGLKMKPFGIAPIVWEGKFDRLRTAANNAAELLELDTQVTDADIQNTDDYIGQAYGYLTPECIDALKLVAKTEGIFLDPVYTAKAMACLIDHIRRGKLGRDDTVIFLHTGGTPALFAYQEELTADL